A single Antechinus flavipes isolate AdamAnt ecotype Samford, QLD, Australia chromosome 5, AdamAnt_v2, whole genome shotgun sequence DNA region contains:
- the LOC127538379 gene encoding olfactory receptor 6C1-like, translated as MKNHTRVTEFILLGLSDDPELQMVIFFFLLLAYILSIAGNVTIIILTLLDSHLQTPMYFFLRNFSFLEISFTTACIPRFLGTIITEDKTISYNGCMAQLFFFIVLGVTEFYLLAAMSYDRYVAICKPLHYTTIMSNRVCTLLVFCSWLISIMVFFPAIILIHQLDYCADNIIDHFTCDYSPLFQLSCTDTQFLETMGFTWAVFTLMFTLALIILSYMYIIKTILRIPSVSQRKKAFSTCSSHMIVISISYGSCIFMYIKPSAKDRVSLNKGVAVLNTSVAPMLNPFIYSLRNQQVKQAFMDMIRKILFSLNKGKVLFN; from the coding sequence atgaaaaatcacACAAGGGTAACTGAATTCATACTCCTGGGATTGTCAGATGACCCAGAGCTTCaaatggtcatttttttcttccttttattggcATACATTCTCAGCATTGCTGGCAATGTGACTATCATCATCCTCACCCTGCTGGATTCTCACCTCCAAACCCCAATGTATTTCTTCCTCCGGAATTTCTCCTTCTTAGAAATTTCATTTACAACTGCTTGTATTCCAAGATTCTTGGGCACAATTATTACTGAGGACAAGACTATTTCCTACAATGGCTGCATGgctcagttgtttttcttcattgtctTGGGAGTAACTGAATTTTACCTTTTAGCAGCTATGTCCTATGATCGCTATGTTGCCATCTGCAAACCCCTACATTATACAACCATCATGAGCAACAGAGTCTGTACATTGCTTGTCTTCTGCTCATGGCTGATTTCAATCATGGTCTTCTTTCCAGCAATCATTCTGATACATCAGCTTGATTATTGTGCTGATAATATCATTGACCATTTTACCTGTGACTATTCTCCGCTCTTCCAATTATCCTGTACAGATACACAATTCTTAGAGACAATGGGTTTTACCTGGGCTGTGTTTACTCTTATGTTTACATTGGCATTAATCATCCTCTCTTATATGTATATCATTAAGACAATTCTACGGATCCCCTCAGTCAGTCAGAGGAAAAAGGCCTTCTCCACTTGTTCTTCTCACATGATTGTCATCTCCATTTCTTATGGCAGCTGCATCTTTATGTACATCAAACCCTCAGCAAAGGACAGAGTCTCTTTAAACAAAGGAGTTGCTGTGCTTAATACATCAGTAGCCCCCATGTTGAATCCCTTCATTTATAGCTTAAGGAATCAACAAGTGAAACAAGCCTTCATGGACATGATaaggaagattttattttctttaaacaaaGGAAAAGTTTTGTTTAACTGA
- the LOC127538382 gene encoding olfactory receptor 6C1-like has translation MKNHTQVNEFILLGLSDDPELQMVIFFFLLLAYILSIAGNVTVIILTLQDSHLQTPMYFFLRNFSFLEISFTTACIPRFLGTIITEDKTISYNDCMVQLFFFILLGVTEFYLLAAMSYDRYVAICKPLHYTTIMNNRVCTLLVFCSWFISFMIIFPLIILMQQLDYCADIIDHFTCDYSPLLQLSCTDTQFLETMGISWAVVTLMFTLALIILSYIYIIRTILRIPSVSQRKKAFSTCSSHMIVISMSYGSCIFMYIKPSAKGRVSLSKGVAVLNTSVAPMLNPFIYSLRNEQVKQAFMDMIRKILFSSNKAKDLLN, from the coding sequence atgaaaaatcACACACAGGTAAATGAATTCATCCTCCTGGGATTGTCAGATGACCCAGAGCTTCAAatggttattttcttcttccttttattggCATACATTCTCAGCATTGCTGGCAATGTGACTGTAATCATCCTCACCCTGCAGGATTCTCATCTACAGACCCCAATGTATTTCTTCCTCCGGAATTTCTCCTTCTTAGAAATTTCATTTACAACTGCTTGTATTCCCAGATTCTTGGGCACAATTATTACTGAGGACAAGACTATTTCCTACAATGACTGCatggttcagttgtttttcttcattctcttggGAGTAACTGAATTTTACCTTCTAGCAGCCATGTCCTATGATCGCTATGTTGCCATCTGCAAACCCCTACATTACACAACCATTATGAACAACAGAGTCTGTACATTGCTTGTCTTCTGCTCATGGTTTATTTCATTCATGATCATCTTCCCATTAATCATTCTGATGCAGCAGCTTGATTATTGTGCTGATATCATTGACCATTTTACCTGTGACTATTCTCCCCTCTTACAACTATCCTGCACAGATACACAATTCTTAGAGACAATGGGTATTTCTTGGGCTGTGGTGACTCTTATGTTTACACTGGCATTAATCATCCTCTCCTACATATACATCATCAGAACAATTCTACGGATCCCCTCAGTCAGTCAGAGGAAAAAGGCCTTCTCCACTTGTTCTTCTCACATGATTGTCATCTCCATGTCTTATGGCAGCTGCATCTTTATGTACATCAAACCCTCAGCAAAAGGTAGAGTATCTTTGAGCAAGGGAGTTGCTGTGCTTAATACATCAGTTGCTCCCATGTTGAATCCCTTCATTTATAGCTTAAGGAATGAGCAAGTGAAACAAGCCTTCATGGACATGATaaggaagattttattttcttcaaacaaagcaaaagattTGTTGAACTGA